A segment of the Trifolium pratense cultivar HEN17-A07 linkage group LG7, ARS_RC_1.1, whole genome shotgun sequence genome:
TATCTAGGACGACTTTGAGGGAGTGCAAGGTGTCGGGTCTCCATTTTTTAAGGgcttcaaaataatttatatggttgtaggttttttaaaaaaatatgatttaaaaagttaaataaaaagtcttaatatttttttaatctatatatttttgttggtCCAATTTCAAGTGGTTATGttcaattttcaaaaaaataaaataaaataaatttaaaaaaaaaaaagatttatattCTCCTTCTCCCTCCCAGAaggaatgttttttttttaagtaattagaagatatttttgtaattttgttggTATTTGATTATAATATGActatttttaatgatatttataattttaaaaagtattattctttttcaattttttgcttttttatttattaagggGTCCATCTTTAATATTCAAGATCGGGACTCTAAATTGTCAGGACCGGCACTGTGTATACCCTCAACTTTAAAGATGGACTTTTTTCTTATATGGTATTGATGGAAGtcttaaaaaattcaaatggtattgatttattaatttgttaaactattaatttcactaaaattttcaaattggaTTTGCTAGTTTTTTCAACCATAAATAAACTATACACCCTCTGGTTAAACTGAAAATGTGCCAAGACTTGGGGCCAGTTTCTTATGATGGAAAGTCCCACGTTACAGAATGAAAGTTTTTCAAATACTTCCACAGTTGCACTTAGCTTGGATGAAGATTAAAGTAGAGACTAGAGAGAGTGAAGCAATTGGGATCCACCTAAAGATGCTTTGTTAGTTTGTTTCCTACATTGATTGCATTGTGTATTCACCATGCactctttttttgttttctgtAATGTTTTACACAATCAAACAAAAGGAGAGAAAATAACTCAATGACTAGCTCTTCCTTTTCTCACTGTGTTAATTGATCTGAGTTCAGGTTTATGTGAATGATCAATTTCTGAATTGGGATCCAGAACACAGAATCAAAGTCCGAATTGTATCTGCAAGAGCTTATCATTCTCTATTTATGCACAATATGTGAGTAATGAGACATATTGTCTAAAAAGCATTACTAGACAATTCTTTACAACCTTAAAAACTAGATTTAGAATCCACAACTATGCCTCTAAAGACAAATTTAACAGGTGCATCCGACCCACGCCCGAAGAGCTAGAGGAATTTGGTACCCCGGATTTCACTATATATAATGCAGGACAGTTCCCTTGTAATCGTTATACTCACTACATGACTTCATCAACTAGTATAGATGTGAATCTTACAAGAAAGGAAATGATAATCCTTGGCACACAATATGCTGGAGAAATGAAGAAAGGTCTCTTTAGTCTAATGCATTATCTCATGCCGAAGCGTAATATTCTGTCCTTGCATTCTGGATGCAACATGGGCAAAAATGGCGATGTTGCGCTGTTTTTTGGATTATCAGGTGCAGTTGGATGACTACGTCAACCATGTACTTAATCGATGTTTGTGAGTAGCATTTGAGTTTTCATTAAACCGGTTAATTTGTAATCTCTTTAGGTACTGGAAAGACTACTCTTTCGACCGATCATAATCGGTATTTAATTGGAGATGATGAGCATTGCTGGAGTGAAAATGGGGTGTCAAATATTGAAGGAGGTTGCTATGCAAAGTGTGTTGATCTTTCAAAGGATAAGGAACCAGACATTTGGAATGCCATCAAATTTGGTACAGGTAACAAACAATCTTCCATTTGACGAAAATAATTGTCTGTCGTTACGTGTAGACTCTCTATGGTGTCATCCCACCTAACAAACATTTATTTGTATTTGCAGTGCTTGaaaatgttgtttttgatgAGCATACGCGAGATGTAGATTTCTCAGACAAATCTGTGACTGGTAAGTATAATGAAATAAATATGTTCAAGTAGGCTATGTTAAAGGATTACGAAATGCATAACTGAATCATATAGGAAGCGAGAttatttttatggattttgtaCTAATCTTTTGATGTTGTCATGATATAACTTAATGCGAAAAAATTACTTAAAATGTCAATTAACACTGACAAACTGTGAATTATAAAGTTATGTGATTGAAGAATCAGAGAAATTCAAGCTTACTAATAGTTTGGAGCTTTTGACATTGCAGAGAATACTCGTGCAGCGTATCCAATCGAGTACATACCTAATGCTAGGATACCATGTGTTGCTCCTCATGCAAAGAATGTCATCCTTCTAGCTTGTGATGCATTTGGGGTGCTCCCCCCAGTAAGCAAGCTGAGCTTGGCCCAAACAATGTACCATTTTATCAGTGGCTACACAGCATTGGTATTTGCAATACCTTTCATCTCTTTTCGTACCTTCATTGGCATCCTGCAGGTACAAGTTTTCGTAGTTAAATTAATCTATGACACAGGTTGCTGGGACAGAGGATGGTATAAAAGAGCCACAAGCCACATTCTCTGCTTGTTTCGGTGCAGCATTTATAATGATGCATCCAACCAAATATGCGGCAATGCTGGCTGAGAAGATGCAGAAGCATGGAGCTACTGGATGGCTTGTCAATACTGGCTGGTCAGGAGGAAGGTGTGAACTCTAACACAATGCAACTGTATTGTAGTTTTATCCTCGGTAAAACTAATGTTTCTTCCGTATAATTTGGCAGTTATGGATCAGGCAATCGAATCAAGTTAGCGTATACGAGGAAAATCATCGATGCCATTCACTCTGGCAGTCTCTTGAATGTGAATTACATTAAGACTGAAGTATTTGGGCTTGAGATCCCTACAGCAATAGATGGAGTACCATCTGAAATCTTGGACCCTATAAACACAGTAAGTTGatatttagtacattatatttCTCTTATCAAAATTGTTAAGGTATGAATTGTATTTACCTTATACTTGACTTGAACTGCAGTGGCATGACAAGAAGGCCTACCAAGATACGCTTCTGAAATTAGCTGGTCTGTTCAAGAGCAATTTTGATGGATTCATGAACTACAAGATAGGGAATGACCAAAAGTTGGGCGAAGAGATTGTCTCTGCTGGTCCTATATTCTGATTGGAGCACTTAAGCTGGAAGTGATTTTGGCGAAAACAAGAGATGCACGCCGTGGAGATTAATCTTTTGAAAAGCATCTCTCGCTAATCACTTTCACTCTAATAAAGTCTTcaatgtgttttgtttttgtgtgcGTGTATAATGTTAATGATTGAGATCCTTGTAATAACATGTTTCCCCTCTTGAAACAAATCTCCTTCAATTTGTGTTCCTTTTCACATTTTCACCTTCTTCAAAAGGTATCTTTTTGCTGagtttcaatcttcattaagggctgagaataaattcattaaaatgTTATGTATAAGAATGTTTATCTTGTATAGCGGTAGTTTTTACTTTAACTGAACTGTTGAAAGCTAATTATTCAAGGTAATCATCAATTATCATATGTAGCTAACTAGGGTTGAGAGGAAAACAACTTTTAGCTTTCTCAGACAAATTAAAAGTTTATGAGTTCCCTGTTCTATTTAAATTGCATTTTCTTTGGCGGGAGTGTAAACTTAGTAAACAACAACTTGCTGGTAGTAAAGCAAACCGATTTAAACAAACTCAGCTGCTAAACTCTTTTAAAACAAAACACTTATATAAGTAGAGAAGGCCAGTTCCTAGTAAAACCCAACGGTAAACTATACTTGGCGAATTTGATAGAAACAATAAATGCGTCTtcaaaataatagtatattTCAAGAGAATGGGAAAACAAGAAGCTCGTAACTATATATTCACGAATAATGGGTGTTCTCAGTACACACGTTACATCAGACTAGTATGAAGGTTTGAAGGGTGGCAGTAAGCTGTGTGGCTAAGCACCCGAAAATGAGTGATAAAAATCATTATTGACAATAAGGAAAACTAGAAGCCTCGAACCCTTTTCATCAAGTATTTGTACAAAGATTTTGAATTATACAGAGAACAAGAATGACAAATAGGAAGAGGAATGAAGGAACATGAGAGAAGTCATACTCAGTCAACACACACAAAATATGGTAGGCAGAGCCAATCTCATGTTGTATCCTGCTCTTAAGATACATATAGCTTCATTCACAAAATGAATTTACTAaatggtaaaaacaaaaatttgctGAAGGATACATTGGCAAAAAATCATAACCATACATATCCTCCAGGAAAGACATGAAAGAAGAGCACCCCAAGTGAAAGAAAAAGCACTTACAATATTAGAGTCATAAAGTGAGAAAGGTGAAACTTGGACCAAATTGACCCAAACTTCAGTCACTTTAAAACTGGCAGTGATGCAGCATGTCTATAGTCTAAACAAATGTTGTCATCACTTTCAGTTCAAGTAATATTTTAATCATGATTAGACATAAATTTGTTATTATCAATACAAAAAAGATGAACTTTTTTCAGTCAATCACTTGATTGAAAATCATTAATTCACTAGCCATGTTCTTGTGTCTGAAGTATATAGTTAACAGAGCATTTACGGATCTAAAGACTTCAACATCTGAGGATAAATGTACGTTACAAGAAAAATCCCGTAAATAGCAATCAAACAGCTCATTTTATTTCCCTTTGACAAATTCTATAACTATAAAACTTGAGTTCTACTTTTACAGCTTTAATCAAACATGGAATAACTAAGATTCAGCTGATGTAGTTGCATCGTCTTTGTGCTTGATCATACCAGAATCCACAAGAATGGGAACCTCAGCTGCAAGCCACGGTGCAAGACCCAAACAAAGTGCATGTGCAATACCAAATCTAGGGCTGTAAAATAAAGCCAATGGCACAAAAACTCAGTACTTAGAATTCAGCAAAACAGTGAAAGACAGTAAAATCTTCCATGACAAAGTTAACATCACTTGATCACAtaaaattcattcaattcaaaCCAATTTCATATGAAGAACAAGGTTCTATTTCCACAAAGGGTCTGTTTCGATTGACTTATTTCAGCTTATCTATTAGCATAAGCACTTGTCAAACTGTTTTGTAAGAGCTTACTGAAACAGCTTATGAAATCGATATATGTGGCCTGTTTGGATGAACTTATTTGACATATAAAAACAACATATACTGACATATGTTTTGTAAGACTGTTTGGTATAACGtataaaaacaacatttttcatgatagcttatgaaaacagcttatagtgtatacaaaaacaattttattttattttattttatctaatgctataaaaatagcttatctaAGCTCATAAATAAGCGCTTATCATAATAAGAGCTTGTGCTATAAGCTACAAATAAactatttatccaaacagggccaTGTTCGTAAGCTTTTTCAGCTTATGACTAAAGTTGTCCatgataacttatgaaaacagcttataacattgaattaaatttatcttttgttataaaaatagcttatacatacaTAAATACTTATATGCATGAGCGCTTAATTGAGCTATTTATCCAAACACAAGTATTCAAAGCCTAACCAAATCCTAATAAAGAACACATATATAACAATAAACCCTAAAAATCTAACaacatcataaaaataaaaaagcttataatgaagaaaaaaattaccaaTTTTTTGCCCAGAGAGGCTTGAAATGCACAGTCAAGCAAATCTTTCCTCCTCTATACATCTGAAAATCGATTAAATAAAATGAGATAAttaaaaatcatcattaattaattgataaaaaaaacatgaaattgaaGAAGATAAAAATAACGAACCTTCTGAGTTTTACCATCCAATTGAGGGAGTTCAAGTTCCGGTGCGGTGGAAGGATAAGTAACAGGAATATCAAATTGAAGATCAAATTCATATTTGAGAAGGTTATAGACATACCAACATTTACCGGTCCAACGAGTACCTTCAGGATTTGAAGCGGAGATCCGAAACCAATCGTTATCGTTTGATTTGTTCATCTGAGTGTAAGCAATAAGAGACTTGTACTCTTCTTTCAGCCTCGCCGTCCATGGTGCTCCGTCTCTTGGACCTGCTTTTGTTGTCAGCAATGGGATCTGTGTTAGCGTCGACTTCGTGTTTGGGTCCCAACCTTCCATCGCTcgctttttttcttcttctttctttcttttcgcTTTCAACACACGGGCTAGTTATTATGCCTCAACAAAGATAACTGAGAGTAATTAAGTTTCCGTTTTTATATTAACTTatctccaaaaaaataaaaattaatcaaaattcaattaatatatatttcgTCGTCCCTAATAATTAAAACCTCGTTGAGAAAATATGCGCTTTAGGGGTATattagtaaataaataattaatattcttaaaaatatgaaagaggTCTTatattcgtaaaaaaaaaaatgaaaggggTCTTatattcgtaaaaaaaaaaatgaaaggggTCTTATAAAAagagacaaagaaaaaaaaaatacatattggtgagtttgttaataaaagatttttgctactaaaaaacACGTGTGTTATGTTACGCTGAattcaataattcaaaaacCTCAAAAACCCAACTACGCTGAAGTTTCCTATCGAACATCAAACCCTACCTCTGTTTCACAAACCCTGACGATTTTTTCTTCCCCTTTAGCCATTGTTTCCCATTAGTGATTTGAAAATGCAGAGTCTTTTAGTCTTGTTGTTTCCtattttccaacaaaaaatctatctttttttaaaaatcactttttctaACTTATTTGAATCACTGTGTCCCAGAAGGGTGTATGATT
Coding sequences within it:
- the LOC123893633 gene encoding phosphoenolpyruvate carboxykinase (ATP) 1-like, giving the protein MADKETTTLTENGSSDFSFSPTKNATSSDDKNNVIGRRGLPMIQIQKKAMEVPEICHDDSTTPVKAQTIEELHSLQKKRSTPNTPIRTPTAQTAGAGPFANVIIISEEDRQRQQLQSISESLASLTRETGPKVVKGDPAASKLAGSPHQQHSPIISTAAAAAFDVSDSALKFTHVLYNLSPGELYEQAIKYEKGSFITATGALATLSGAKTGRSPRDKRVVKDETTEHDLWWGKGSPNIEMDEHTFLVNRERAVDYLNSLEKVYVNDQFLNWDPEHRIKVRIVSARAYHSLFMHNMCIRPTPEELEEFGTPDFTIYNAGQFPCNRYTHYMTSSTSIDVNLTRKEMIILGTQYAGEMKKGLFSLMHYLMPKRNILSLHSGCNMGKNGDVALFFGLSGTGKTTLSTDHNRYLIGDDEHCWSENGVSNIEGGCYAKCVDLSKDKEPDIWNAIKFGTVLENVVFDEHTRDVDFSDKSVTENTRAAYPIEYIPNARIPCVAPHAKNVILLACDAFGVLPPVSKLSLAQTMYHFISGYTALVAGTEDGIKEPQATFSACFGAAFIMMHPTKYAAMLAEKMQKHGATGWLVNTGWSGGSYGSGNRIKLAYTRKIIDAIHSGSLLNVNYIKTEVFGLEIPTAIDGVPSEILDPINTWHDKKAYQDTLLKLAGLFKSNFDGFMNYKIGNDQKLGEEIVSAGPIF
- the LOC123893634 gene encoding ubiquitin-fold modifier-conjugating enzyme 1: MEGWDPNTKSTLTQIPLLTTKAGPRDGAPWTARLKEEYKSLIAYTQMNKSNDNDWFRISASNPEGTRWTGKCWYVYNLLKYEFDLQFDIPVTYPSTAPELELPQLDGKTQKMYRGGKICLTVHFKPLWAKNCPRFGIAHALCLGLAPWLAAEVPILVDSGMIKHKDDATTSAES